The proteins below are encoded in one region of Drosophila santomea strain STO CAGO 1482 chromosome 3R, Prin_Dsan_1.1, whole genome shotgun sequence:
- the LOC120452051 gene encoding chymotrypsin-elastase inhibitor ixodidin, translating to MAHCRLFILALLLATSMWQIQTSEGSVQLMLRLFFHCSSKEIVSPCRPCERSCGESEAQDCAKNCRYGCICKTGWIRSNSTCIPMAQCEEMEL from the coding sequence ATGGCACACTGTCGGCTCTTCATCCTGGCCCTTCTTTTGGCCACTTCAATGTGGCAAATTCAGACTAGTGAAGGATCAGTTCAGTTGATGCTGAGGCTGTTCTTTCACTGTTCCTCCAAGGAAATAGTTTCGCCTTGCAGGCCTTGTGAGAGATCCTGTGGAGAAAGCGAAGCCCAGGATTGTGCGAAGAACTGTCGTTATGGATGCATTTGCAAGACGGGCTGGAttcgcagcaacagcacctGTATTCCAATGGCCCAGTGTGAGGAAATGGAGCTTTAA